CTTGCGCCTCCGACACAGCCGCTCGTCTCCAAAGCACGCAGAAAGGCATGGCGCACAAAGGGCTGGCTGCCTGCCAGCGCATCCCACTGGGATGCCTCCACATCGGCGAGGGAGTCGAGCTGCTCAAGGGTTGCCGCCGCTTCCTTACTCATGGGATTTCCTGGACAATTGGCGCTTCCCACTGCCGGATTGCATGACGATGAATCTGCACGAATACCAGGCCAAGGAACTGCTCCGTGAGTATGCCATCCCCACGCCCCGGGGGGTGGTGATCGAAAACACCTTGCATGCCGAAGTCGCCACCAATGAACTGGGAGGCACCAGTTGGGTGGTGAAGGCGCAAATCCACGCCGGCGGCCGCGGCAAGGCGGGCGGTGTGCGCATCGTCCACTCGGTGGATGAATTGCGCCGCGCGGCGGACGAACTTCTGGGCGCGCGCCTCGTCACCCGGCAGAACGCCCCCCAGGGCCAGCCCGTGGCGCGGGTGCTGGTGGAGGAGACCCTGGCGGTAGCGCGGGAGTTTTATCTTTCCCTGCTCGTCGATCGGGAAAAGGAACGCATCGCCGTCGTCGCCTCAGCCAGCGGCGGCATGGACATCGAGGAGGTGGCACGGGACAACCCCGCCAGCATCCTGCGTGAGCTCTGCGATCCCCTGCTCGGTCTGCAGGAATTCCAGTGCCGGCATCTCGCCTTCGCCCTGGGACTTCAGGGGCCTGAGGTGGCGGAGATGACGCGGCTTTTGCGCAATGCCTATCGCCTGTTTGTCAACAACGACCTCTCGCTTCTGGAAATCAATCCGCTGGTGCTCACGGCAGAGGGCAGGCTGCTGGCGCTGGACTGCAAGATGAGCGTGGACGACAACGCGCTGTGGCGGCGGCCGCGGCTTGCCGATCTGCGTGACCCCACCCAGGATGATCCGAAGGAAGCCGCCGCCCACGCGGTGGGGCTCAATTACATTGCTCTCGACGGCAACATCGGCTGCATGGTCAATGGCGCGGGGCTGGCCATGGCCACCATGGACCTCATCAAGCTGCACGGCGGTGAACCCGCCAATTTCCTCGACGTGGGCGGTAGCGCCACGGCGGAGACTGTGGCCAAGGCCTTCAAGATCATCCTTTCCGACCCCAAGGTGAAGGCCGTGCTGGTCAACATCTTTGGTGGCATCATGCGCTGCGACATCATCGCCGAGGGCATCATCCAGGCGGTGAAGGAAGTGGGCGTGAAGGTGCCGGTCATCGTGCGTCTGGAAGGCACCAACGTGGACCTGGGACGCAACCTCCTCGCCCAGTCGGGGCTCACCATCACCTCCGCGGCAAGCCTCACCGAAGCGGCGCAGCTTGCCGTGGCTGCGGCCTCCTGACGCCCTGCTCCCCCATCCCGGGGACCTGATCGCCCCTCAACCCGCGCGCAGGGCCGCGCGACGGCCCCGGTGCACCCGCACGCCGGCGAGGATGACAAGGCCGATCACGAAATAGGCGCCCACCACCAGCATCGCCAGACGGTGATCGCCACCGGTGAGCCAGGTGC
This region of Burkholderiales bacterium genomic DNA includes:
- the sucC gene encoding ADP-forming succinate--CoA ligase subunit beta, producing MNLHEYQAKELLREYAIPTPRGVVIENTLHAEVATNELGGTSWVVKAQIHAGGRGKAGGVRIVHSVDELRRAADELLGARLVTRQNAPQGQPVARVLVEETLAVAREFYLSLLVDREKERIAVVASASGGMDIEEVARDNPASILRELCDPLLGLQEFQCRHLAFALGLQGPEVAEMTRLLRNAYRLFVNNDLSLLEINPLVLTAEGRLLALDCKMSVDDNALWRRPRLADLRDPTQDDPKEAAAHAVGLNYIALDGNIGCMVNGAGLAMATMDLIKLHGGEPANFLDVGGSATAETVAKAFKIILSDPKVKAVLVNIFGGIMRCDIIAEGIIQAVKEVGVKVPVIVRLEGTNVDLGRNLLAQSGLTITSAASLTEAAQLAVAAAS